One window from the genome of Periophthalmus magnuspinnatus isolate fPerMag1 chromosome 18, fPerMag1.2.pri, whole genome shotgun sequence encodes:
- the myadma gene encoding myeloid-associated differentiation marker homolog, producing the protein MPLMVIPTSQLLWFRLAALVFTCVAFSVVSSGGYLPHEGLADWCIFCWAFSFTCTAIVLLVEIFGLQSRVFVSWSNFPITVASYAALLCLSASIVFPLNYLKGNNNRSEVRDHRIVSTVFSCLATVAYMGEVSLSKARPGEVTGYMATSPGLLKVCQTFVACVIFIYVSSPVSYDHHPGTRWCMAVYCICFILSMLIVVLCVGELTGYLPIPFSKFLSIYGILAVLMYLSATIVWPVFQFDKRTPPGSYRSNLITVSVLTALNLLLYIADLVYSARLVFVKA; encoded by the coding sequence ATGCCTTTGATGGTCATCCCCACCTCTCAGCTTCTGTGGTTCCGATTGGCCGCATTGGTCTTCACCTGCGTAGCCTTCAGTGTGGTTAGCAGCGGGGGGTACCTGCCCCACGAGGGCTTAGCCGACTGGTGCATCTTCTGTTGGGCCTTCAGCTTCACCTGTACCGCCATTGTGCTCCTGGTGGAAATTTTTGGTCTCCAATCCCGCGTCTTCGTCTCTTGGAGCAACTTCCCCATCACTGTTGCCAGTTATGCcgccctcctctgcctctccgcATCAATAGTTTTTCCTTTAAACTATTTAAAGGGCAACAACAACCGCAGTGAAGTAAGGGACCATCGCATCGTTTCGACCGTCTTCTCTTGCCTGGCTACGGTGGCGTACATGGGTGAGGTTAGCTTGTCCAAAGCTAGACCAGGAGAGGTGACTGGCTACATGGCTACCTCCCCAGGACTGTTAAAAGTTTGCCAGACATTTGTCGCTTGTGTGATTTTCATTTACGTCAGCAGCCCGGTATCATACGACCATCACCCTGGAACGAGATGGTGCATGGCTGTGTACTGCATCTGCTTCATCCTCTCCATGTTAATAGTGGTGTTATGCGTTGGGGAGCTCACCGGATACCTTCCTATACCGTTTTCAAAGTTTCTGTCCATTTATGGGATCCTGGCTGTCCTCATGTACTTATCAGCGACCATAGTTTGgccagtgtttcagtttgataAGCGGACCCCACCCGGGAGCTACAGGTCCAATCTGatcactgtgtctgtgctcaCTGCCCTCAACTTACTGCTATATATTGCTGACCTCGTTTACTCCGCCAGGCTAGTTTTTGTGAAAGCCTGA
- the LOC117386705 gene encoding uncharacterized protein LOC117386705 — MAKAGSYSVISVQWFARGLWANSAADRRIVLLGKTGSGKSSLANTILGDKVFTPGHSSTSKTVHCQSETRTVQGRNVQLVDSPGLFDTDPNIPDFKEEVLKCMIECAEGIHAFLLVLKVERFTKHELSVADVICQNFSPEALNYTTLVFTLGDQLQEGVTIKEWAEDNEALSTLIQKCGGRCHVFDNRYWNNSQDPYRNNQHQLKELLNTIDQTVQKNGGRCYTNANLEKVKEKINEETQIIKAKPENANLSYVEVRKKAEENTFNYFWPILSAVHSVLLCVAFFIGKALSPESESKLSVHWCCTERANTAPSSIKVTMATTAADRRIVLLGKTGSGKSSLANTILGDKVFTPGHSSTSKTMHCQSETRTVQGRNVQLVDSPGLFDTDPNVPDFKEEVLKCMIECAEGIHAFLLVLKVERFTKHELSVADVICQNFSPEALNYTTLVFTLGDQLQEGITIKEWAEDNEALTTLIQKCGGRCHVFDNRYWNNSQDPYRNNQHQLKELLNTIDQTVQKNGGRCYTNANLEKVKEKINEETQIIKAKPENANLSNVEVQKKAKENTFDYFWPFLSVVGSVLLDVAFFIGKALFKRN, encoded by the exons ATGGCAAAAGCAG GCTCATACAGTGTAATAAGTGTCCAGTGGTTCGCTCGAGGTCTGTGGGCTAATTCAG cagcagacaggaggaTTGTGCTTCTGGGTAAGACCGGATCCGGCAAGAGCAGCCTGGCCAACACTATACTTGGTGACAAAGTGTTTACTCCTGGTCACTCCTCCACATCAAAAACAGTGCACTGTCAGTCTGAGACGAGAACAGTGCAAGGAAGAAATGTCCAGCTGGTGGATTCTCCTGGGCTTTTTGACACTGATCCAAACATCCCTGATTTCAAAGAGGAAGTCCTGAAATGCATGATTGAATGTGCAGAAGGAATCCACGCCTTTTTGCTGGTGCTCAAAGTGGAGAGATTCACCAAACATGAGCTGTCTGTGGCTGACGTTATCTGCCAAAACTTCTCACCTGAGGCTCTGAACTACACCACACTGGTCTTCACTCTGGGTGACCAGCTACAGGAGGGGGTTACTATAAAGGAATGGGCCGAAGATAATGAAGCCCTGAGCACCCTGATTCAGAAATGTGGAGGTCGCTGTCATGTGTTTGATAATAGATACTGGAACAACAGCCAGGATCCATACAGGAACAACCAGCACCAGCTCAAAGAGCTGCTCAACACCATCGACCAAACTGTGCAGAAGAACGGAGGGAGATGCTACACCAATGCAAACCTTgaaaaagtcaaagaaaaaataaacgaagaaacacaaataatcaaagCAAAACCAGAGAATGCCAATTTGTCATATGTGGAGGTCCGAAAGAAGGCTGAAGAGAACACCTTTAATTATTTCTGGCCCATTTTATCAGCTGTGCACTCAGTGCTGCTTTGTGTGGCCTTTTTCATTGGAAAGGCTCTGAG TCCA gaaagtgaaagtaaactgTCAGTCCACTGGTGCTGCACAGAGAGAGCAAACACAGCGCCCTCGAGTATCAaagttaccatggcaaccacag cagcagacaggaggaTTGTGCTTCTGGGTAAGACCGGATCCGGCAAGAGCAGCCTGGCCAACACTATACTTGGTGACAAAGTGTTTACTCCTGGTCACTCCTCCACATCAAAAACAATGCACTGTCAGTCTGAGACGAGAACAGTGCAAGGAAGAAATGTCCAGCTGGTGGATTCTCCTGGGCTTTTTGACACTGATCCAAACGTCCCTGATTTCAAAGAGGAAGTCCTGAAATGCATGATTGAATGTGCAGAAGGAATCCACGCCTTTTTGCTGGTGCTCAAAGTGGAGAGATTCACCAAACATGAGCTGTCTGTGGCTGACGTTATCTGTCAAAACTTCTCACCTGAGGCTCTGAACTACACCACACTGGTCTTCACTCTAGGTGACCAGCTACAGGAGGGGATTACTATAAAGGAATGGGCCGAAGATAATGAAGCCCTGACCACCCTGATTCAGAAATGTGGAGGTCGCTGTCATGTGTTTGATAATAGATACTGGAACAACAGCCAGGATCCATACAGGAACAACCAGCACCAGCTCAAAGAGCTGCTCAACACCATTGACCAAACTGTGCAGAAGAACGGAGGGAGATGCTACACCAATGCAAACCTTgaaaaagtcaaagaaaaaataaatgaagaaacCCAAATAATCAAAGCAAAACCAGAGAATGCCAATTTGTCAAATGTGGAGGTCCAAAAAAAGGCTAAAGAGAACACCTTTGATTATTTCTGGCCCTTTTTATCAGTTGTGGGCTCAGTGCTGCTTGATGTCGCCTTTTTCATTGGAAAGGCACTTTTTAAACGAAACTAG